In Pseudorca crassidens isolate mPseCra1 chromosome 16, mPseCra1.hap1, whole genome shotgun sequence, one DNA window encodes the following:
- the LOC137209017 gene encoding interferon-induced protein with tetratricopeptide repeats 5 — protein MSEIPKDSLKAILLELECHFTWNLLKEDIDLFDVEDTIGQQLEFLTTKSRLTLYNLLAYVKHLKGQNKDALECLKQAEEIIQREHSDKEEVQSLVTWGNYAWVYYHMDQLKEAQKYIDKVGNVCKKLSSPSDYKLERPEIDCEKGWALLKFGGKYYQKAKAAFEKALEAEPDNPEFNIGYAITVYRLDDSDREGSIKSFSLGPLRKAVTLNPDNSYIKVFLALKLQDVHAEAEGEKYIEEILDQISSQPYVLRYAAKFYRRKNSWDKALELLKKALEATPTSSFLHHQMGLCYRAQMIQIKKATRNRPKGKDKLKVDELITSAIFHFKEAVERDSMFAFAYTDLANMYAEGGQYGNAEDIFQKALRLENITDDHKHQIHYHYGRFQEFHCKSENTAIHHYLEALKVKDRSSLRTKLTSALKKLASKRLGHNDSDVQSLSALGFVYKLEGEKRQAAEYYERAQKIDPENAEFLTALCELRLSI, from the exons ATGAG TGAAATTCCTaaggactcattgaaggccattcTGTTGGAGTTAGAATGTCACTTCACATGGAACTTACTTAAGGAAGACATTGATCTGTTTGATGTAGAAGATACAATTGGGCAACAGCTTGAATTTCTTACCACAAAATCCAGACTCACTCTTTATAACCTGTTGGCCTATGTGAAACACCTGAAGGGCCAAAATAAAGATGCTCTAGAGTGCTTGAAACAAGCAGAAGAAATAATACAGCGAGAACACTCGGACAAAGAAGAAGTACAAAGTCTGGTCACTTGGGGAAACTACGCCTGGGTTTATTATCACATGGACCAGCTTAAAGAAGCTCAGAAGTATATAGACAAGGTAGGGAACGTCTGCAAGAAATTGTCCAGTCCTTCTGACTACAAGTTGGAGCGTCCAGAGATTGACTGTGAGAAAGGGTGGGCACTCTTGAAATTTGGAGGAAAGTATTACCAAAAGGCTAAAGCAGCTTTTGAGAAGGCTCTGGAAGCAGAACCCGACAATCCAGAATTTAACATCGGCTATGCCATCACAGTGTATCGGCTGGATGATTCTGACAGAGAAGGGTCTATAAAGAGCTTTTCTCTGGGCCCCCTGCGGAAAGCTGTTACCCTGAACCCAGATAATTCCTATATTAAGGTTTTTCTGGCGCTGAAGCTTCAAGATGTACATGCAGAAGCCGAAGGGGAAAAGTATATTGAAGAAATCCTGGACCAAATATCATCCCAACCTTACGTTCTTCGTTATGCAGCCAAATTCTATAGGAGAAAAAATTCCTGGGACAAAGCTCTTGAACTTTTGAAAAAGGCCTTAGAGGCAACACCAACCTCTTCTTTCCTGCATCACCAAATGGGACTTTGCTATAGGGCACAAATGATCCAAATCAAGAAGGCCACTCGCAACAGACCTAAAGGAAAGGATAAACTGAAAGTTGATGAGCTGATTACATCAGCtatatttcatttcaaagaaGCTGTGGAGCGAGATTCTATGTTTGCATTTGCCTACACGGACCTGGCCAACATGTATGCTGAGGGAGGCCAGTATGGCAACGCTGAAGACATTTTTCAGAAAGCTCTTCGTCTGGAGAACATAACTGATGACCACAAACATCAGATCCACTACCACTATGGCCGCTTTCAGGAATTTCACTGTAAATCAGAAAATACTGCCATCCACCATTATTTAGAAGCCTTAAAGGTCAAAGACAGGTCATCTCTGCGTACTAAACTGACAAGTGCTCTAAAGAAATTGGCTTCCAAGAGACTTGGTCACAATGATTCAGATGTGCAGAGTTTAAGTGCCCTAGGGTTTGTTTACAAGCTGGAGGGAGAAAAGAGGCAAGCTGCTGAGTACTATGAAAGGGCCCAAAAGATAGATCCAGAAAATGCAGAATTTCTTACTGCTCTCTGTGAGCTTCGACTTTCCATTTAA
- the LOC137209015 gene encoding interferon-induced protein with tetratricopeptide repeats 1-like — MSTNADEDQIKDKLEQLRCHFTWELVIDDTEIPELENRVLEEIEFLDNTYKVGIYNLLAYVKHLRGQNEEALKSLKEAEDLTQQEHANHSDMRSLVTWGDYAWLHYHMGRHAEAQIYLDKVKNTRRKLANSSSYRMECPYMDCEEGWALLKCGGKNYERAKVCFEKALEVDPENPEFSAGYAITVYRLESFNKAAKRTGEFCLNTLQQAVRLNPKDAYLKALLALELQGAGREAEGEKYIKEALTNGSSKIYVFRYTATFYRRKGSPDKALQFLKLALKVTPSSVMLHHQMGLCYKSQMIQIKRATNWQPKGQDKENINRIIQSAISHFAFAVQQKPTFEFAYIDLAEMYTEAGDHKKAEDAYQQVLCMESLSEYMLQQVHFHYGQFLEFHKKSEVDAISHYLKVVKIEMASLARNKSISSLKKFALKKLQRDASDIESLCILGFIHKVQGEMNEALEYYEQALRLDPVLENSVFVTCTH, encoded by the coding sequence taCTAATGCTGATGAAGATCAGATCAAGGATAAACTGGAACAGTTGAGATGTCACTTTACATGGGAGTTGGTCATTGACGACACTGAAATACCTGAATTAGAAAACAGGGTCTTGGAGGAGATTGAGTTCCTAGACAACACATACAAAGTGGGAATATACAACTTACTGGCCTATGTGAAACACCTGAGAGGCCAGAATGAGGAAGCCTTGAAGAGTTTGAAAGAAGCTGAAGACTTAACCCAGCAAGAACATGCCAACCACTCAGACATGAGAAGTCTGGTTACCTGGGGCGACTATGCCTGGCTGCATTACCACATGGGCCGACATGCAGAAGCCCAGATTTACCTGGACAAGGTGAAGAACACTCGCAGGAAGCTTGCAAATTCCTCCAGCTATAGAATGGAGTGTCCTTATATGGACTGTGAGGAAGGATGGGCCTTGCTGAAATGTGGAGGAAAGAATTATGAACGGGCCAAGGTCTGCTTTGAAAAGGCTCTGGAAGTGGACCCTGAAAACCCTGAATTCAGCGCTGGGTATGCAATCACCGTCTATCGCCTGGAGAGCTTTAACAAAGCAGCAAAGCGTACTGGGGAATTTTGTCTGAATACCCTACAACAGGCTGTCAGGCTAAACCCAAAAGATGCATATCTTAAGGCTCTCCTTGCCCTGGAGCTTCAAGGTGCAGGACGAgaagctgaaggagaaaaatacattaaagaagCACTGACCAACGGGTCCTCAAAGATCTATGTCTTCCGATATACTGCCACGTTTTACCGAAGAAAAGGCTCTCCGGATAAAGCTCTTCAGTTCTTAAAACTGGCCTTGAAAGTAACACCCTCCTCTGTCATGCTGCATCACCAGATGGGGCTTTGCTACAAGTCACAAATGATCCAAATAAAGAGAGCTACAAACTGGCAGCCTAAAGGACAGGATAAAGAAAACATCAACAGAATAATACAATCAGCCATATCTCATTTTGCATTTGCTGTGCAACAAAAGCCCACATTTGAGTTTGCTTACATAGACCTGGCAGAAATGTACACAGAAGCAGGTGACCACAAAAAAGCTGAAGATGCTTATCAACAGGTGTTATGCATGGAATCACTCAGCGAATATATGCTGCAACAGGTACATTTCCACTATGGCCAATTTCTGGAATTTCACAAAAAATCTGAAGTTGATGCAATCAGCCATTatttaaaagtagtaaaaatagaAATGGCATCATTAGCAAGGAATAAAAGTATCAGTTCTTTGAAGAAATTTGCTTTAAAGAAACTTCAGAGAGATGCATCCGATATAGAAAGCTTGTGCATCCTTGGGTTCATCCACAAAGTACAAGGAGAAATGAATGAAGCCCTGGAGTACTACGAGCAGGCCctgaggctggatcctgtcttGGAGAACTCTGTGTTTGTGACCTGTACGCACTGA